A single window of Fischerella sp. PCC 9605 DNA harbors:
- the leuD gene encoding 3-isopropylmalate dehydratase small subunit, which produces MASEVKAVSGRGIPLVGNDIDTDRIIPARFLRCVTFDGLGAHAFADDRAALKGQHPFDQPQYQGAKILVVNRNFGCGSSREHAPQAIAKWGIQALVGESFAEIFFGNCVAMGIPCVTADAATVKQLQDLLAANPQAPMTVNLETMQVQSGDFSAPISMSEGAKNMFISGTWDACGQLVAHADQIRATAAKLPYMN; this is translated from the coding sequence ATGGCAAGTGAAGTTAAAGCAGTTTCCGGACGCGGTATTCCTTTAGTGGGCAATGACATTGATACTGACCGCATTATTCCTGCCCGTTTTTTGCGCTGTGTCACCTTTGATGGCTTAGGCGCACACGCGTTTGCTGACGATCGCGCTGCACTCAAAGGACAACATCCCTTTGATCAACCGCAGTATCAAGGCGCAAAAATTTTGGTCGTCAACCGCAACTTTGGCTGTGGTTCCTCACGAGAACACGCACCCCAAGCGATCGCTAAATGGGGTATTCAAGCGCTGGTGGGCGAAAGCTTCGCGGAAATCTTTTTCGGTAATTGTGTAGCGATGGGTATTCCCTGCGTTACTGCTGATGCTGCCACTGTTAAACAACTGCAAGACCTTCTAGCTGCTAATCCCCAAGCACCTATGACAGTGAACTTGGAAACAATGCAGGTGCAAAGTGGTGACTTTTCTGCTCCTATTTCAATGAGCGAAGGAGCCAAAAATATGTTTATTTCCGGTACATGGGATGCTTGCGGTCAATTAGTAGCTCACGCTGACCAAATTCGGGCAACAGCGGCAAAGTTGCCATACATGAATTGA
- a CDS encoding phosphate ABC transporter substrate-binding protein: MAKSWECDGVPKDGKSYPHQNPPGKHDPYENFGADCVICGLPKEAMIGDKSKPPVKAIAAAITGVLTLAVISGYQIWQSQSCRGNKQKINGICIAVDSTVAISSTLSASTSAPTSSPSAAISPAAPVNTYPTLKVANVPTVIFRYGGSTSFAPLRNPAIVERINQAHPGYQLVYTEPPSGNKPGSGIGIKMLIDGQLSFSQSSRPVKDAKYKAAKERNFQLEQIPVAIDGIAIYINPQISISGLTVSQIRDIFTGKITNWKQVSGSDLAITVISRDPQDGGTPEYFQETVLGKADFASSAKPYVRDTTSGIKKVATTPGGIGYATASEVCNQSLVKTLPIGREINKGFITPCNGKEVNKAVFAKDTYPITRRLFVIVKRDGKLDEQSGVAYANMLLSDEGQQIVNQAGLVPLR; this comes from the coding sequence ATGGCGAAAAGTTGGGAGTGCGATGGTGTGCCAAAAGATGGAAAATCCTACCCCCATCAAAATCCTCCAGGAAAGCACGATCCCTATGAAAATTTTGGGGCAGACTGTGTAATTTGTGGCTTACCGAAGGAGGCTATGATTGGTGATAAAAGTAAACCTCCGGTAAAAGCGATCGCAGCGGCGATAACTGGTGTTCTAACTTTGGCTGTTATTAGTGGTTATCAGATTTGGCAGTCTCAATCTTGCCGTGGAAATAAACAAAAAATTAATGGCATCTGTATAGCAGTTGATTCCACTGTTGCTATTTCTTCTACTTTATCTGCTTCTACTTCTGCTCCTACATCATCTCCAAGTGCTGCAATCTCTCCTGCTGCTCCCGTAAATACATATCCTACCTTGAAAGTAGCGAATGTTCCTACGGTAATATTTAGATACGGAGGCTCTACAAGCTTTGCACCGTTAAGGAATCCGGCGATAGTAGAGCGAATTAATCAAGCACATCCGGGGTATCAATTGGTTTATACCGAACCGCCATCAGGAAATAAGCCTGGTTCTGGTATCGGCATCAAAATGCTGATAGACGGTCAACTGAGTTTTTCCCAATCTTCTCGACCTGTAAAAGATGCCAAGTACAAAGCAGCAAAAGAGCGGAATTTCCAGTTGGAACAAATACCTGTTGCCATTGATGGAATTGCTATTTACATCAATCCTCAAATATCTATCTCTGGTTTGACAGTATCCCAAATTAGAGACATCTTTACTGGAAAAATCACTAATTGGAAACAAGTGAGTGGTTCCGATCTTGCAATTACCGTTATCAGTCGCGATCCTCAAGATGGGGGTACTCCTGAATATTTTCAAGAAACAGTCTTAGGAAAAGCTGATTTTGCTTCGTCTGCAAAACCATACGTGAGAGACACTACAAGTGGTATCAAAAAGGTGGCTACAACTCCTGGGGGAATTGGTTACGCTACTGCTTCAGAAGTTTGCAATCAAAGTTTAGTAAAAACTCTCCCAATCGGGAGAGAAATTAATAAAGGTTTTATTACTCCTTGTAACGGAAAGGAAGTAAATAAAGCTGTTTTTGCCAAAGACACTTACCCGATAACCAGGCGGTTGTTTGTGATAGTTAAACGAGATGGCAAATTAGATGAACAGTCTGGTGTTGCTTATGCCAATATGCTGTTGAGTGACGAAGGTCAACAAATAGTAAATCAAGCTGGCTTGGTTCCTCTGCGCTAA
- the leuC gene encoding 3-isopropylmalate dehydratase large subunit, with amino-acid sequence MSKGTLFDKVWDLHTVGKLPSGQTQLLIGLHLIHEVTSPQAFAMLRERGLKVLFPERTVATVDHIVPTTNQARPFADTLAEEMMQALEQNCQENGITFYNIGSGNQGIVHVIAPEQGLTQPGMTIACGDSHTSTHGAFGAIAFGIGTSQVRDVLASQTLALSKLKVRKIEVNGTLKPGVYAKDVILHIIRTLGVKGGVGYAYEFAGTTFAQMSMEERMTVCNMAIEGGARCGYINPDQVTYEYLKGRDFAPKGADWDKAVAWWESIKSDADAEYDDVVVFDAADIPPTVTWGITPGQGIGIDQSVPSPQQLPQDDRQIAEEAYNYMGLAPGQPIQGTKVDVCFIGSCTNGRISDLREAAKVAKGRHVAAGIKAFVVPGSERVKQQAEAEGLDKIFTEAGFEWREPGCSMCLAMNPDKLQGQQISASSSNRNFKGRQGSASGRTLLMSPAMVAAAAVKGEVFDVRELLN; translated from the coding sequence ATGAGCAAAGGTACACTATTTGATAAAGTTTGGGACTTACACACTGTTGGTAAACTTCCTTCAGGACAAACGCAACTATTAATTGGACTACACCTGATCCATGAAGTTACCAGTCCCCAAGCCTTTGCTATGCTGAGGGAGCGGGGTTTGAAAGTATTGTTTCCAGAGCGGACAGTCGCTACGGTAGACCATATCGTACCAACAACAAATCAAGCACGTCCTTTTGCTGATACTCTGGCAGAAGAAATGATGCAGGCGCTAGAGCAGAATTGTCAAGAAAATGGCATTACCTTCTACAATATTGGTTCTGGAAATCAGGGGATTGTGCATGTGATTGCGCCAGAACAAGGACTCACCCAACCTGGAATGACGATCGCCTGTGGAGATAGCCATACTTCAACCCACGGTGCCTTTGGGGCGATCGCTTTTGGTATTGGTACTAGCCAAGTCCGCGACGTTCTCGCTTCCCAAACCCTGGCCCTGTCTAAACTCAAAGTCCGCAAAATCGAAGTCAACGGCACTCTCAAACCAGGAGTCTACGCCAAAGATGTCATCCTCCATATTATTCGTACCCTCGGTGTGAAAGGTGGTGTCGGATACGCCTACGAATTTGCAGGTACCACCTTTGCACAAATGAGCATGGAAGAACGGATGACAGTCTGCAATATGGCGATCGAAGGCGGTGCACGTTGCGGCTATATCAACCCCGATCAAGTCACCTACGAATACCTCAAGGGTAGAGACTTTGCCCCCAAAGGTGCAGATTGGGACAAAGCAGTTGCTTGGTGGGAGTCCATCAAGAGTGATGCCGACGCCGAGTACGATGATGTAGTAGTTTTCGATGCTGCTGACATTCCTCCTACCGTCACTTGGGGTATAACTCCCGGTCAAGGTATCGGAATTGACCAGTCCGTACCCTCTCCCCAACAACTACCCCAAGATGACCGCCAAATAGCTGAAGAAGCTTACAATTATATGGGTCTTGCTCCCGGTCAACCCATCCAAGGCACCAAAGTCGATGTCTGCTTTATTGGCAGCTGCACCAACGGACGAATCAGCGATTTGCGAGAAGCCGCCAAAGTTGCCAAGGGACGGCACGTTGCCGCAGGAATCAAAGCCTTCGTAGTCCCTGGTTCCGAACGGGTGAAACAGCAAGCTGAAGCAGAAGGACTAGATAAAATCTTCACGGAAGCAGGATTTGAGTGGCGCGAACCCGGATGTTCGATGTGCCTGGCCATGAACCCTGATAAACTTCAGGGACAACAGATCAGCGCCTCTTCCTCCAACCGTAACTTTAAAGGTAGACAAGGTTCAGCCTCCGGCCGCACTTTGCTGATGAGTCCCGCGATGGTTGCAGCAGCGGCGGTGAAAGGCGAAGTATTTGACGTGCGTGAGTTGTTGAATTAA
- a CDS encoding vWA domain-containing protein, producing MSRFRRSLWLYPLFQIPLIFFVICLVAAALCGFLRLGKPDVAVAIALDLSQSTYQGQPFNAPNTFMAQEVAAVQAYLELNSQQLSSPNQIQIFGSADQVVPLTNSFSSDKQKLESQLNQALANPILPLQVGEGTNVDKAIEESTKVLSSIQNHCRELLIVTDGIAEVSETVISQAVSKDVKINSLVVGADASTLKLAASITQGIYVSGLYNIQELFTNIFFDSFNSNQRWVNFWRGCAWIAFMWLLTLPLDKLILQGLFNLPMNLSGQLAIGNALFWTVVTPLIMWRVWGLPFLSSC from the coding sequence ATGAGTAGATTTCGTCGTAGTTTGTGGCTGTACCCTTTGTTCCAAATTCCGTTGATATTCTTTGTTATTTGTTTAGTTGCGGCAGCTTTGTGTGGGTTTTTAAGACTGGGTAAACCTGATGTGGCGGTGGCGATCGCCTTAGATTTAAGCCAAAGTACTTACCAAGGGCAGCCATTCAACGCACCCAACACGTTTATGGCTCAAGAAGTAGCAGCAGTGCAAGCATACCTAGAACTTAATTCACAACAATTAAGTTCTCCCAATCAGATTCAGATTTTTGGCTCTGCCGATCAAGTTGTACCTCTAACTAATTCCTTTTCTAGCGATAAACAAAAGTTAGAATCCCAGCTAAATCAAGCTTTAGCGAATCCTATCTTGCCCTTACAAGTTGGTGAAGGAACTAATGTTGATAAAGCTATTGAGGAAAGTACAAAAGTCCTCAGCAGTATTCAAAATCACTGTCGTGAATTATTAATCGTTACTGATGGAATTGCTGAGGTGTCAGAAACTGTTATTAGTCAAGCTGTAAGTAAAGATGTAAAAATTAATTCTTTAGTAGTAGGTGCAGATGCCTCTACACTCAAGTTAGCTGCTAGCATCACACAGGGGATTTACGTATCGGGTTTGTATAATATTCAAGAACTATTTACAAACATTTTTTTTGATAGTTTTAACAGTAACCAAAGATGGGTTAATTTCTGGCGAGGTTGTGCCTGGATTGCTTTTATGTGGTTGCTAACTTTACCTCTAGATAAATTAATTCTTCAGGGATTGTTCAATTTGCCAATGAATTTGAGCGGACAGTTAGCAATAGGCAATGCTTTATTTTGGACTGTGGTGACACCTCTAATTATGTGGAGAGTATGGGGTTTACCATTTTTATCGTCATGTTAA
- a CDS encoding gluconokinase encodes MIILIMGVSGSGKTTIGQLLADSLQWEFRDADNFHLPKNIDKMRRGIPLDDADRLPWLQDIQAAIKNWLEENQNVVLACSALKDSYRQYFLIGDKRIKLVYLQGSFELIQKRLQERQNHFMPEKLLQSQLDALEEPADAIYVDISQPPQEIVQEIRDSLQI; translated from the coding sequence ATGATAATCCTCATAATGGGCGTCTCTGGTTCCGGTAAAACTACCATAGGTCAACTATTGGCAGACTCATTGCAATGGGAATTTCGCGACGCCGACAATTTCCATTTGCCCAAAAATATCGACAAAATGCGCCGTGGTATTCCTCTGGATGATGCTGATAGATTGCCTTGGCTGCAAGATATACAAGCAGCAATCAAAAATTGGTTGGAAGAAAATCAAAATGTTGTACTGGCATGTTCAGCACTCAAAGATAGCTATCGCCAGTATTTTTTAATTGGTGATAAACGCATCAAGTTGGTTTATCTTCAAGGGTCGTTTGAATTGATTCAAAAACGCTTACAAGAGCGGCAAAATCATTTTATGCCCGAAAAACTCCTTCAAAGTCAGCTTGATGCCCTTGAGGAACCTGCTGATGCTATCTATGTGGATATTTCACAGCCGCCACAGGAAATTGTTCAAGAGATTAGGGATAGTTTGCAGATCTAA
- a CDS encoding HEAT repeat domain-containing protein, translating to MAKSRKKEEMLSLLSQIQENPTTEEAIASLRQVLNSKYSVAIARTAKIVGKFAIVELIPDLVAAFARMMVNPTVTDQGCLAKKEIAETLYRLEYSDENLFLEGIRHVQMEPIWGGKEDTAAHLRGICALGLVRMNYSDVMNELADLLADPKPEARVAATRAIAYSANPQGVPLLRLKVRIGDPAPQVLSECFTALLQLAPQQSLPLVASFLVDSEEQICELAALALGESRLDAAFDTLKNWWERTRSAELRRTGLLAIAMLRHDQALEFLISLVAEGKDLDAKDAIAALSIYREDYELWQRVYKAAEQRADISFLQAIAMQS from the coding sequence ATGGCAAAATCACGAAAAAAGGAAGAAATGCTATCTCTCCTTTCTCAAATACAGGAGAATCCTACCACTGAAGAAGCGATCGCCAGCTTGCGCCAAGTTCTAAACAGCAAGTATTCTGTTGCTATTGCTAGAACTGCAAAAATAGTAGGTAAATTTGCCATTGTTGAGTTGATTCCCGACCTTGTAGCAGCTTTTGCTCGCATGATGGTCAATCCTACGGTAACAGACCAAGGTTGCCTTGCCAAAAAAGAGATTGCTGAAACACTCTATCGCCTGGAATACAGCGACGAAAATCTTTTTCTTGAAGGTATTAGGCATGTGCAGATGGAACCCATTTGGGGAGGAAAAGAAGATACTGCTGCTCACCTACGGGGAATTTGTGCCTTAGGTCTGGTGAGGATGAACTACTCAGATGTAATGAACGAGTTAGCAGATTTGCTGGCCGATCCAAAACCAGAGGCAAGGGTTGCTGCTACTCGTGCGATCGCGTATAGTGCCAATCCCCAAGGTGTGCCATTACTGCGTTTGAAAGTCCGCATTGGCGATCCAGCTCCTCAAGTTCTCTCGGAATGTTTCACCGCTTTGCTACAACTTGCTCCCCAACAGTCACTTCCTTTGGTAGCTAGTTTTCTCGTTGACTCAGAGGAGCAAATCTGTGAGCTAGCGGCATTGGCATTAGGTGAATCGCGATTGGATGCAGCATTTGATACCCTGAAAAACTGGTGGGAGCGAACAAGGAGTGCAGAACTTCGTCGCACAGGATTATTGGCAATTGCCATGCTGCGACACGATCAAGCTTTGGAGTTTCTGATATCACTCGTTGCAGAAGGAAAAGACTTGGACGCCAAAGATGCGATCGCAGCATTAAGTATTTATCGAGAAGACTATGAACTGTGGCAACGAGTTTATAAGGCAGCTGAGCAACGAGCAGATATCAGCTTCCTCCAAGCAATAGCCATGCAAAGTTAA